The following proteins are co-located in the Anas platyrhynchos isolate ZD024472 breed Pekin duck chromosome 1, IASCAAS_PekinDuck_T2T, whole genome shotgun sequence genome:
- the ZCRB1 gene encoding zinc finger CCHC-type and RNA-binding motif-containing protein 1 isoform X2, whose product MSGGLAPSKSTVYVSNLPFALTNNDLYRIFSKYGKVVKVTIMKDKDTRKSKGVAFILFLDKESAQNCSRALNNKQLFGRVIKASIAIDNGRAAEFIRRRNYFDKSKCYECGEAGHLSYACPKNMLGEREPPKKKEKKKRKKVVEPEEIEEEEESEDEGEDPALDSLSQAIAVQQAKIEEEQQRWTQTAGESSISDDSKRPRIKKSAYFSDEEELSD is encoded by the exons ATGAGTGGTGGCTTGGCACCAAGCAAAAGCACCGTGTATGTGTCCAATTTACCCTTTGCTCTGACCAACAACGATCTATACAGG attttttcaaaGTATGGGAAAGTTGTCAA AGTTACTATTATGAAAGACAAAGACAccaggaagagcaaaggagttgcctttattttgtttttggatAAAGAATCTGCACAAAACTGTTCTCGGGCACTTAATAACAAACAG CTGTTTGGAAGAGTAATAAAAGCAAGTATTGCCATTGATAATGGGAGAGCAGCAGAATTCATTCGCAGGCGCAACTACTTTGATAAGTCAAAGTGTTATGAATGTGGG GAAGCAGGACACTTAAGTTATGCTTGTCCTAAAAATATGCTGGGAGAGCGGGAGccaccaaagaaaaaagaaaagaagaaaagaaagaaagtagtTGAACCAGAAGAAAT tgaggaggaggaagaaagtgAAGACGAAGGAGAAGACCCTGCTCTAGACAGCCTCAGCCAGGCCATAGCTGTCCAG CAAGCCAAAATTGAGGAAGAACAACAAAGATGGACACAGACTGCAGGGGAATCTTCCATTTCAGATGACTCAAAACGTCCACGGATTAAGAAAAGTGCTTATTTCAGTGATGAGGAAGAACTTAGTgattaa